The genomic DNA GCGCGTTTCGCTCGAGGACCGGCACGGCAGGGTGCGGGTCTTTCCGCTCGACCCGGCCGGGTTCCTGCTCGAGGGTGCCGCGGTGACCCTGACCCGGCCGGTGGCCGCCGCGCCGGCGACCGCCCGTCGTACCGCCTCCGGCTCGGTGGCCGTGCAGGAACTGACGGCGCAGGTCGCCAAGGCCAGCCGCATCTGGGTCGAGGGCACCCATGACGCCGAGCTGGTCGAGCGGGTCTGGGGGCACGACCTGCGGGTCGAGGGCGTCGTGGTCGAGCCGCTGGAGGGGGTCGACGACCTGCCCTCCCTCGTGCGCTCCTTCGGCCCCGGCCCGTCCCGGCGCCTCGGTGTGCTGGTCGACCACCTGGTCGCCGGCAGCAAGGAGAGCCGGATCGTGGCCCGCGTCACCTCGCCGCACGTCCTGGTCACCGGCCACCCCTACGTCGACGTGTGGCAGGCCGTGAAGCCCGCTGCGGTAGGCATCGCCCGCTGGCCCACGGTCCCCCGGGGCCAGCCGTGGAAGGAGGGCGTCTGCGCAGCCCTCGGCTGGGGGCAGCCGTGGCAGGGCTGGAAACGGGTGCTGGCCGCCGTCGACTCCTACGCCGACCTCGAGGTGCCGATCCTGCGCTCGGTGGAGATGCTCATCGACTTCGTGACCGCCCCGTCGGCGACCGCCGACTAACCTGCCCACACATCCCTGCCCACACATCCCTGCCGCACACCGCCTGGCCCGTCCCGACAGAGAGTTCCGTGACCGCACCCCTGACCTCGGCGGCCCCGTCCAGCCGGCCGCTGCGTGCCTGGCAGCGCGAGGCGCTGCAGGCCTACCGGGAGGCCGCTGCCACCGACTTCCTGGTCACCGCGACGCCGGGCTCCGGCAAGACGGCCTTCGCGCTGTCGTTGGCCGGCGAACTGCTCGGGACCCGGGTGGTCGACCGGGTCGTGGTGGTCTGCCCGACCGACCACCTGCGCACGCAGTGGGCCGAGGCGGCGCTCGCCTCCGGCATCGGCCTGGACCCGACGCTGCCCAACAACGTCGGGCCGGTCCGCCCCGACCTGCAGGGCTACGTCACGACCTACGCGCAGGTGGCCGCGCGGCCGGCCATCCACGAGGCCCGCACCCGGGCGAAGCGCACGCTCGTGGTGCTCGACGAGGTGCACCATGCCGGCGACGGGCTGTCCTGGGGCGAGGCCGTCGCGCACGCCTTCGACGGAGCCAAGCGGCGGATCTCGCTCACCGGCACCCCCTTTCGCACCCGGCCGGACGAGCGAATCCCCTTCGTCCGCTACGAGCCGGACGGCGAGGGCGGGCTGGCCAGCACCGCCGACTACGGCTACGGCTACCGCGAGGCGCTGCGCGACGGCGTGGTGCGGCCGGTCGTCTTCGCGGCCTACACCGGTGTCTCCCGCTGGCGCAACAGCGCGGGGGAGGTGATTTCGGCGTCTCTGACCGGCGAGTCCACGAAGTCGGTCGAGGCCACCGCCTGGCGCACCGCCTTGGACCCCGGTGGCGAGTGGGTGCCCCACGTCATCGCCGCGATGGACGAGCGCCTCACCCACCTGCGCGAGGCCGGAATGCCTGACGCCGCAGGGCTGGTGCTCGCCAGCGACCAGGACGACGCGCGCGCCTACGCCGCCATCGTCAAGCGGGTCACCGGCCACAGGCCCGCGCTGATCCTGTCCGACGACCCGAAGGCCTCACGCCGGATCAGCGCCTTCGCCGAGGGCACCGACCGCTTCGCGGTGTGCGTACGCATGATCTCCGAGGGGGTCGACGTCCCCCGGGCGGCGTGCCTGGCCTGGATGACCTCCTACCGCACCCCGCTGTTCTTCGCCCAGGCCGTCGGGCGCGTGGTGCGTAGCCGGCGGCCGGGGGAGTCGGCGACGGTCTTCCTGCCGGCGGTGCGGCCGCTGCTCGCCCTGGCGGCGGAGCTGGAGAGCGAGCGCAACCACGTCCTGCCACCGCCGGCCGCCACCGGCGAGGAGCTGTACGACCCGCTGCCGCCGCCCGGGGAGCAGGACGAGACTCTGGTCGGCGGCTGGCAGGCGCTCGGTGCCGAGGCGGAGTTCGCGCACGTGCTGCACGGCGGGCGCGCCGTGGCGGCGTCGGTCCAGCTGAGCGGAGAGGACGAGGAGTTCCTCGGGCTGCCGGGGTTGCTGTCCGCGGAGCAGACGGCGGCCCTGCTCGCCAGGCGTGACACCGAGCACCGCAAGCGCGCCTCGAGCACCCGGCTGGACGAGGCGCCGACCGGAGCCGAGCTCGACCAGGCCGACGTGGACGCCCGCTCGTGGCGGGCCGCGGGTGACCTGCGCCGTGAGATCAACACCCTGGTGGGTCAGCTCGCGGCGCGCAGCGGTGCACCGCACGGTGTGGTGCACGCACGGGTGCGCAAGGCGGTGCCCGGTCCGCCGTCCGCGGCGGCGCCCGTGGAGGTGCTGACGGCGCGACGGGACTGGCTGCTCGAGCAGACCGTGCGTTAGGCGTCGGGGTCGCGTGCGACGAGAAGGCCGATCTGGCTGAGCAGCTCGAGCGGCGAAAGGTCCTCCTGGGCGGCGGCCATCGGCAGCAGCAGCGCGCAGAGGTTGAGCAGGCCGTAGTAGCCCTGGGCCAGTGCACCGACGCCGTCCTCGTCGACCAACTGCTGCAGGTAGTGCCCCACCGAACGGGCCGACCCGGCGTCCATCTCGACGAGGAAGTCGGTGAGGGCGCCCACCGCGGCCGCGGTGGCGGCCCGACTCTCCGGCGTCGTCACCGCGACCTAGTGCACGTCGTCCATGATCTTGCCGATCACGCCGAGGACCACACCGGCCAGGCCGAGCAGCGCACCGACCACGGCCAGCGGTACCGACTCCAGGACGAAGGCGAAGCCGAGCACGATGCTGGACGCGATGAGCAGCAGGACCGTGATCCAGGAGGTGAGCTTGTGCTTGTCGGCCGTGCCGGCCTGGGAGC from Mycobacteriales bacterium includes the following:
- a CDS encoding DUF3097 domain-containing protein, which produces MRSRRYDASALTVRPARRVVPTVAAEPGLVVEEAGTGFCGAVVGIDKERVSLEDRHGRVRVFPLDPAGFLLEGAAVTLTRPVAAAPATARRTASGSVAVQELTAQVAKASRIWVEGTHDAELVERVWGHDLRVEGVVVEPLEGVDDLPSLVRSFGPGPSRRLGVLVDHLVAGSKESRIVARVTSPHVLVTGHPYVDVWQAVKPAAVGIARWPTVPRGQPWKEGVCAALGWGQPWQGWKRVLAAVDSYADLEVPILRSVEMLIDFVTAPSATAD
- a CDS encoding DEAD/DEAH box helicase family protein, whose amino-acid sequence is MTAPLTSAAPSSRPLRAWQREALQAYREAAATDFLVTATPGSGKTAFALSLAGELLGTRVVDRVVVVCPTDHLRTQWAEAALASGIGLDPTLPNNVGPVRPDLQGYVTTYAQVAARPAIHEARTRAKRTLVVLDEVHHAGDGLSWGEAVAHAFDGAKRRISLTGTPFRTRPDERIPFVRYEPDGEGGLASTADYGYGYREALRDGVVRPVVFAAYTGVSRWRNSAGEVISASLTGESTKSVEATAWRTALDPGGEWVPHVIAAMDERLTHLREAGMPDAAGLVLASDQDDARAYAAIVKRVTGHRPALILSDDPKASRRISAFAEGTDRFAVCVRMISEGVDVPRAACLAWMTSYRTPLFFAQAVGRVVRSRRPGESATVFLPAVRPLLALAAELESERNHVLPPPAATGEELYDPLPPPGEQDETLVGGWQALGAEAEFAHVLHGGRAVAASVQLSGEDEEFLGLPGLLSAEQTAALLARRDTEHRKRASSTRLDEAPTGAELDQADVDARSWRAAGDLRREINTLVGQLAARSGAPHGVVHARVRKAVPGPPSAAAPVEVLTARRDWLLEQTVR